In Triticum urartu cultivar G1812 chromosome 6, Tu2.1, whole genome shotgun sequence, the following proteins share a genomic window:
- the LOC125514376 gene encoding uncharacterized protein LOC125514376: MDLPVVDLAPFLQAAAGDAAASPAEAEEALRALCATVSASLRDTGALLVKDPRCTAADNDRFLDVVERYFARSDDSKRLQERPHLHYQVGVTPEGVEVPRSLVDKEMQDRIKSMPEEFQPATPKGPDPKWRYMWRVGPRPSNTRFKELNAEPVIPDGLPEWKETMDSWGSKMISAIEVVAEMAAIGFGLSKDAFTSLMKEGPHLLAPTGSNLMRHGFEGTVFAGFHYDLNFLTIHGRSRFPGLNIWLSNGKKMEVKVPVGCLLIQSGKQLEWLTGGECLAGMHEVVVTKRTLEAIELAKEQNRSLWRISSTLFSHIASDATLKPLGHFAEAPNAHSYPPICAGEYVEQELSAINLKGKVAL, encoded by the exons ATGGACCTCCCCGTGGTGGATCTCGCGCCCTTCCTGCAGGCCGCCGCCGGCGACGCGGCCGCGTCGCCTGCCGAGGCGGAGGAGGCGCTGCGCGCGCTCTGCGCCACGGTGAGCGCCAGCCTGCGGGACACGGGGGCGCTGCTGGTCAAGGACCCCCGCTGCACCGCCGCCGACAACGACCGCTTCCTCGACGTCGTCGAGCGCTACTTCGCCCGGTCCGACGACTCCAAGCGCCTCCAGGAGCGCCCCCACCTCCACTACCAG GTCGGCGTGACACCTGAAGGCGTGGAGGTGCCTCGCAGCCTCGTCGACAAGGAGATGCAAGACAGGATCAAGAGTATGCCAGAGGAGTTTCAACCAGCCACCCCTAAGGGGCCAGACCCGAAGTGGCGGTACATGTGGAGAGTGGGCCCTCGCCCGTCGAATACCCGCTTTAAG GAGCTGAACGCAGAACCTGTTATTCCTGATGGATTACCGGAGTGGAAAGAGACCATGGATTCCTGGGGTTCAAAAATGATTTCTGCAATTGAG GTTGTTGCTGAGATGGCGGCGATTGGATTTGGCTTGTCAAAGGATGCAtttacctctttgatgaaggag GGACCGCACCTCCTAGCACCAACCGGAAGTAATCTGATGCGTCATGGTTTTGAGGGCACTGTGTTTGCTGGGTTCCATTATGATCTTAATTTCTTGACCATCCATGGCCGTAGTAGATTTCCAGGCCTGAACATTTGGTTAAGTAATGGTAAAAAGATGGAGGTGAAGGTCCCTGTTGGCTGTCTTCTCATTCAGTCAGGGAAACAG TTGGAATGGCTTACAGGTGGTGAATGTTTAGCTGGAATGCATGAGGTAGTGGTGACCAAGAGAACATTAGAGGCAATAGAACTAGCTAAAGAGCAGAACCGAAGTTTGTGGAGGATCTCATCAACA CTATTCTCGCACATTGCTTCCGATGCGACGCTCAAGCCATTGGGCCACTTTGCTGAAGCACCCAATGCTCATAGTTATCCACCTATATGCGCCGGGGAGTATGTGGAACAAGAGCTCTCAGCAATTAATCTGAAAGGGAAGGTTGCACTCTAG
- the LOC125514375 gene encoding uncharacterized protein LOC125514375, whose translation MPMDYGKRQQGGGVVAIECVAGGSRAEEWGTGCAETVQTGDVVEELLIGVGGRGGPAVHAAPFKGGRAALQKLLHAAYKRGDTSVEVRVRRPAHARQQLVPGESDSSGELLGPGSDAAAARMQACIVPQETGGGGGGMAMVGRSQKYVLRSIRDPNYAVGLVDRSESECVAFRGSRSSRVVCALSKAQLQDGYVSYPWEKKMKEVLPVPSASSFLSLLVLPTALDRANSRYNSVDDTLARANAWFLASQAAGVPIAFLNVQTEALLTKISGDMASATVNSGSLADLPNLANASLYGFEDYHGVDIGVVKAVRLWFTAAAGEMPVEITLEEGDTKLGFAISRTEEGFLYISSVMEDDGDRPTPSTRSGLRDLYREAKRASKLLVISRVSCRKVLPWMVSTSGAIRCFDTVSLSQKLSLHRHALRPILLHVLMWDFGTDAPNRPQGAPCPTPQPSPAFAELLRQNSFSWVDNQPAQADGEPGMVQGRDTAGDASFRFHNFSLPNNWV comes from the exons ATGCCCATGGACTACGGGAAGAGGCAGCAGGGCGGCGGGGTGGTGGCGATCGAGTGCGTGGCGGGCGGGTCGCGGGCGGAGGAGTGGGGCACGGGCTGCGCCGAGACGGTGCAGACCGGCGACGTGGTGGAGGAGCTCCTCATCGGGGTGGGCGGCCGCGGCGGGCCGGCCGTGCACGCCGCGCCCTTCAAGGGCGGCCGCGCCGCGCTGCAGAAGCTGCTGCACGCCGCCTACAAGCGCGGGGACACGTCCGTGGAGGTGCGCGTGCGGCGCCCCGCGCACGCGCGGCAGCAGCTGGTGCCGGGGGAGTCGGACAGCAGCGGCGAGCTGCTGGGCCCCGGCTCCGACGCGGCGGCCGCCAGGATGCAGGCCTGCATCGTGCCGCAGGagaccggcggcggcggcggcgggatggcGATGGTGGGGCGCAGCCAGAAGTACGTGCTCCGGTCCATCCGCGACCCCAACTACGCCGTCGGCCTCGTCGACCGCAGCGAGAGCGAGTGCGTCGCCTTCCGAG GGTCTCGGAGCTCTCGGGTGGTGTGCGCGCTGAGCAAGGCGCAGCTGCAGGACGGCTACGTGTCCTACCCGTGGGagaagaagatgaaggaggtgctgCCGGTGCCCAGCGCCAGCAGCTTCCTCTCCCTGCTCGTCCTCCCCACCGCGCTCGACCGCGCCAACTCCCGCTACAACTCCGTCGACGACACGCTGGCCCGCGCCAACGCCTGGTTCCTCGCCTCGCAGGCCGCCGGGGTGCCCATCGCCTTCCTCAACGTCCAGACCGAGGCCCTCCTCACCAAG ATCTCCGGCGACATGGCCTCGGCGACGGTCAACTCGGGGTCACTGGCCGACCTCCCCAACCTCGCCAACGCGAGCCTCTACGGGTTCGAGGACTACCACGGCGTGGACATCGGCGTGGTGAAGGCGGTGCGCCTCTGGTTCACCGCGGCCGCCGGAGAAATGCCCGTGGAGATCACCCTCGAGGAGGGCGACACCAAGCTCGGCTTCGCCATCAGCCGCACCGAGGAG GGCTTCCTCTACATCTCGTCGGTGATGGAAGACGACGGCGACCGGCCGACGCCGTCGACGCGGTCGGGGCTGCGGGACCTCTACCGGGAGGCGAAGCGCGCGTCCAAGCTGCTGGTCATCTCCCGGGTGTCGTGCCGCAAGGTGCTGCCGTGGATGGTGTCCACCTCCGGGGCCATCCGGTGCTTCGACACCGTGTCTCTCAGCCAGAAGCTGTCCCTGCACCGGCACGCCCTGCGCCCCATCCTGCTCCACGTGCTCATGTGGGACTTCGGCACCGACGCGCCGAACCGGCCGCAGGGGGCGCCGTGCCCGACGCCGCAGCCGTCCCCGGCGTTCGCCGAGCTGCTGCGGCAGAACTCCTTCTCGTGGGTCGACAACCAGCCGGCGCAGGCGGACGGCGAGCCGGGGATGGTCCAGGGGAGGGACACCGCCGGGGACGCCTCCTTCAGGTTCCACAACTTCTCGCTGCCCAACAACTGGGTCTGA